The following proteins come from a genomic window of Hymenobacter sp. DG25B:
- a CDS encoding sensor histidine kinase, translating into MTIRARLTLFFAGLMLALVAAVSCGVYFFERNSQRGQFEGLLLRKAEATAKVYVRRHEHLEPTDAILLLTQQNQYEAIYDDDNNLLYASRPNSGLAITPGFLARTRLAGRLFFSPGPAVGVALYTKSGNEGLVVVITAEDKYGQEGLQRLRNNLLISNILGLTFVVGLANLFAGRALKPVQRLSLEIQALSSRTLDQRLSTGNGRDELARLAAQFNALLARLADTVAQNRNFVWYASHELRTPLANLLGTLDISRAYDERPQDMRATLSSATEEVRRLISLTNDLLLFAELSQEKPAHDLPLTPVLLTEPLLDAVQAVQRRYPANTIELHLPEAVEDCQARAHAELLTLALVNLLDNACKYSPAGSAVHVSLARSGGGCAFTVRDTGIGIAPEALPHIFEPMYRAEDVRTRFSGNGVGLSLVQRVAELHGGGVAVQSTVGKGTEFRLWL; encoded by the coding sequence ATGACAATTCGCGCCCGTCTTACGCTTTTCTTTGCTGGCCTTATGCTGGCCTTGGTGGCGGCGGTGTCGTGTGGGGTATATTTCTTTGAGCGCAACAGCCAGCGGGGTCAGTTTGAGGGGCTGCTCCTGCGCAAAGCGGAGGCTACGGCCAAAGTGTATGTGCGCAGGCACGAGCACCTTGAGCCTACCGACGCTATACTGCTGCTAACCCAGCAGAACCAGTACGAGGCTATTTATGACGATGATAATAACCTGCTCTACGCCAGCAGACCTAATTCCGGGCTAGCAATTACTCCTGGTTTTCTCGCTAGAACCCGCCTGGCTGGGAGGTTGTTTTTCAGCCCCGGGCCTGCGGTGGGTGTGGCACTTTATACCAAAAGTGGAAATGAGGGTTTGGTAGTAGTCATTACGGCTGAAGATAAGTATGGGCAGGAAGGGCTGCAGCGCCTGCGCAACAACTTGCTGATATCCAATATTCTAGGGTTGACTTTCGTAGTTGGTCTGGCAAACCTCTTTGCGGGCCGCGCCCTGAAACCCGTGCAACGGCTCAGTTTGGAAATACAGGCTTTGTCTTCGCGCACCCTCGACCAGCGCCTTTCCACCGGCAACGGCCGCGACGAGCTGGCCCGCCTGGCGGCACAGTTTAATGCCCTGCTCGCCCGGTTGGCCGATACAGTGGCTCAAAACCGCAACTTTGTGTGGTATGCCTCCCATGAGCTGCGCACACCGCTGGCAAACCTGTTGGGTACGCTGGATATTTCCCGGGCCTATGATGAGCGCCCCCAGGATATGCGCGCCACGCTGAGCTCGGCCACGGAGGAAGTACGTCGCCTTATTTCCCTGACAAATGACCTGCTGCTGTTTGCGGAGCTAAGTCAGGAAAAGCCCGCCCACGACCTGCCCCTGACACCCGTACTCCTCACAGAGCCCCTGCTGGATGCCGTGCAGGCGGTGCAGCGCCGCTATCCGGCCAATACCATTGAGCTGCACCTACCCGAAGCGGTGGAAGACTGTCAGGCCCGGGCCCACGCTGAGCTACTCACGCTTGCCCTCGTTAACCTGCTCGACAATGCCTGCAAGTATTCGCCGGCCGGCTCAGCGGTGCACGTCAGCCTGGCCCGCAGCGGGGGTGGGTGCGCTTTTACAGTGCGCGACACCGGCATTGGAATAGCCCCTGAGGCGCTGCCGCACATATTTGAGCCCATGTACCGCGCTGAGGATGTCCGTACCCGCTTCAGTGGTAACGGGGTGGGGCTGAGTCTGGTGCAGCGTGTGGCCGAATTGCACGGCGGCGGCGTTGCCGTGCAGTCCACCGTCGGGAAAGGAACTGAGTTTCGGCTGTGGTTATAG
- a CDS encoding efflux RND transporter periplasmic adaptor subunit — protein MKRIFLLLSWCALYGAAGCTKEKEEVEEKLTLVATSPLLKDTTITKSYVAQIHSYQRIELRAMEKGYLEKIYVDEGQHVKQGQLMFQIKPTVYQAELKKSQAEANYVGLEYQNTKKLADKNIVSKSELALAQAKFDKANAEVSLAQTHLQFTTVRAPFSGIMDHFQARLGSLVDEGELLTTLSDNSKMWVYYNVPEAEYLDYKKLAKSSDSPTKVKLLMANNEVFNQTGVVQTIEADFNNETGNIAFRATFPNPAGLLRNGETGSVIMTVPLQHALIIPQKTTFEILEKKYVFVVDKNNVVHQREVSIASEMPDLYVLKSGLTTDDRILLEGLRKVKDGDKVRYDYKAPQAVISNLKVYSE, from the coding sequence ATGAAAAGAATATTCCTGCTCCTGAGCTGGTGCGCCCTGTACGGCGCGGCCGGCTGCACCAAAGAAAAAGAGGAAGTAGAAGAGAAGCTGACCCTGGTAGCTACCAGCCCATTGCTGAAAGACACTACCATTACCAAATCCTACGTAGCGCAGATTCACTCCTACCAGCGCATTGAGCTGCGCGCGATGGAGAAAGGCTATCTGGAGAAGATTTATGTGGATGAAGGACAGCATGTGAAGCAAGGCCAGCTCATGTTCCAGATTAAGCCCACCGTTTACCAGGCCGAGCTGAAAAAGTCGCAGGCGGAAGCCAACTACGTAGGCCTGGAATACCAGAACACCAAGAAGCTGGCCGATAAGAACATCGTGTCCAAAAGCGAGCTGGCGCTGGCTCAGGCCAAGTTTGACAAAGCCAATGCCGAAGTATCCCTGGCGCAAACGCACCTGCAGTTTACTACCGTAAGGGCTCCGTTCAGCGGAATTATGGACCATTTTCAGGCCCGGCTGGGCAGCCTGGTGGATGAAGGCGAGCTGCTGACCACTCTCTCCGACAACAGCAAGATGTGGGTGTACTACAACGTGCCGGAGGCCGAGTACCTCGACTATAAGAAACTAGCCAAATCCAGCGACAGCCCTACAAAAGTGAAGCTGCTGATGGCCAACAACGAAGTGTTTAACCAGACCGGCGTGGTGCAAACCATCGAGGCTGACTTCAATAACGAAACCGGCAACATTGCCTTCCGGGCCACCTTCCCCAACCCCGCCGGGCTGCTGCGCAATGGTGAAACCGGCAGCGTGATTATGACCGTGCCCCTGCAGCACGCCCTGATCATTCCGCAAAAGACCACCTTCGAGATTCTCGAGAAGAAATACGTTTTCGTGGTTGATAAGAACAACGTGGTGCACCAGCGGGAGGTGAGTATCGCCTCCGAGATGCCCGACCTGTATGTGCTCAAATCCGGCCTGACTACCGACGACCGGATTCTGCTGGAGGGCCTGCGCAAGGTGAAGGATGGCGACAAAGTTCGCTATGACTACAAAGCTCCGCAGGCCGTCATTTCGAACCTGAAAGTGTACAGCGAGTAG